In the Blochmannia endosymbiont of Camponotus sp. genome, ATACGTCAATTTATGAAAAAAAATAATTTTATGGAAGTAGAAACACCAATGATGCACACAATTGCGGGGGGAGCTATAGCAAATCCTTTTATCACACATCATAATAAATTAGGAATCGATGTGTATCTACGTATTGCCCCAGAATTATATCTAAAAAAACTAGTAATAGGTGGTTTCGAGCGAATATTTGAAATCAATCGTAACTTTCGTAACGAAGGAATATCCTCATATCATAATCCTGAATTTACAATGATGGAAGTATATATGGCTTATGCCGATTACCGTGATATGATCGTTTTAGTACAAAATTTACTACGCTCAGTAACACAACGAGTACTAGGTAGTAATATAGTTCATTATGGCAATTATGAATTGGACTTTAATAATCCTTTTTCTAAAATGACCGTAAAAGAAGCAATTTATTATTATCTACCAGAAACTAGATCCCAAAATGTAGACAATATATACACCGCTATTTCCATTGCAAAATTATTTGGAATTACAATCAATAACTACTGGACATTAAGTAAAATACACATGGTTATTTTTGAAGAGATAGTAGAAAAAAAAATAATTCAACCAACCTGTGTCACTTCTTATCCAATAGAGATATCTCCATTAGCACGTCGCAACGATAATAATCCACAACTTGCTGATCGTTTTGAGCTCTTCATTGCCGGAAAAGAAATAGGAAATGGTTTTTCAGAATTAAATGATCCAGAAGATCAAAAAGAACGTTTTTTAAAACAAGCAAAAGAAAAAAAAGACATTAAAAATAATAATATTCACATAAATTACGATGAGGATTATTTAATTGCGTTAGAACATGGATTACCTCCTACAGCAGGTATTGGAATAGGCATCGACCGTTTAGTAATGTTATTAACCAATAAACATACTATTCGTGATGTAATTTTGTTTCCTACACTTCGTCCAAAATAAAATATTTATGCTTTCTAGCATACGACTAAAATTAGTATAACACTTACATAATATATTTAGGGTGTAGTATTTGTTAAAATGCCAAATAACATTAATTAAATTTAAATAATACAGATCTAT is a window encoding:
- the lysS gene encoding lysine--tRNA ligase, giving the protein MPKYLYSKNQLYQKLNINDELSIRQKKLSQIREKGVAFPNDFRRDSTSNQLHKKYEHTSNAELIQLNIEVNIAGRIISQRIMGKASFITLQDVDGCIQLYITANSLAMNVYEENIKQWDLGDILGARGTLFRTRTGELSIHCKEIRLLTKSLRPLPDKFHGLNNQETKYRQRYLDLIINEDTREIFKIRSLIIYEIRQFMKKNNFMEVETPMMHTIAGGAIANPFITHHNKLGIDVYLRIAPELYLKKLVIGGFERIFEINRNFRNEGISSYHNPEFTMMEVYMAYADYRDMIVLVQNLLRSVTQRVLGSNIVHYGNYELDFNNPFSKMTVKEAIYYYLPETRSQNVDNIYTAISIAKLFGITINNYWTLSKIHMVIFEEIVEKKIIQPTCVTSYPIEISPLARRNDNNPQLADRFELFIAGKEIGNGFSELNDPEDQKERFLKQAKEKKDIKNNNIHINYDEDYLIALEHGLPPTAGIGIGIDRLVMLLTNKHTIRDVILFPTLRPK